In Curtobacterium sp. TC1, the following proteins share a genomic window:
- a CDS encoding phosphohydrolase produces the protein MTDMVELARNVATRAHAGQVDKVGRPYIEHPAAVAARLSTADERVVGWLHDVVEDTDITLAELRAMGFTTEQVLAVDAMTKRRGETLAESMVRVMADPVAPRVKRADVSHNGDPARLALVEDNATRARLQTKYERTAGLLGTTLKDVLSEFGVRR, from the coding sequence ATGACGGACATGGTGGAGCTCGCGCGGAACGTCGCGACCCGGGCGCACGCGGGACAGGTGGACAAGGTCGGCCGGCCGTACATCGAGCACCCCGCCGCGGTCGCGGCCCGACTGTCCACCGCTGACGAGCGTGTAGTCGGCTGGTTGCATGACGTCGTCGAGGACACGGACATCACCCTCGCCGAGCTCCGCGCGATGGGGTTCACCACCGAGCAGGTACTCGCGGTGGACGCGATGACGAAGCGCCGCGGTGAGACACTCGCCGAGTCGATGGTGCGGGTCATGGCTGACCCGGTCGCGCCGAGGGTGAAGCGCGCCGACGTCAGCCACAACGGAGACCCGGCCAGGCTCGCTCTGGTGGAGGACAACGCGACGCGCGCCCGACTGCAGACGAAGTACGAACGGACGGCCGGCCTGCTCGGGACGACGCTGAAGGACGTCCTCAGTGAGTTCGGCGTCCGCCGGTGA
- a CDS encoding DsbA family protein: MQQQMYDNQPEEGTRGLTTGRILELVHAGGASGAALDSCIRDETYKGWVQKYTAKAVADKALVNPSTGGFGTPTALINGKRWNGGRDFIRSVEDAD, from the coding sequence GTGCAGCAGCAGATGTACGACAACCAGCCAGAGGAAGGCACCCGCGGGCTCACCACCGGCCGCATCCTCGAGCTCGTCCACGCCGGCGGCGCATCCGGCGCCGCCCTCGACTCCTGCATCCGCGACGAGACGTACAAGGGGTGGGTGCAGAAGTACACGGCGAAGGCCGTCGCCGACAAGGCGCTCGTCAACCCGTCCACCGGTGGTTTCGGGACCCCGACTGCACTCATCAACGGGAAGCGGTGGAACGGCGGCCGCGACTTCATCCGCTCCGTCGAAGACGCCGACTAG
- a CDS encoding pyridoxamine 5'-phosphate oxidase family protein — protein sequence MDELVFVLDPDQCWCHLRSERTARVASRTDESLKVIPLNFVAEDRRLFFATSSNVILDAVYGGREIVMEMDEHDGSTAWRVVVRGTVHIPHAKRHRSADAIDARDAEMSHHRAGADQHHGAALQPSCSMTAVSDDERSAPPLIRPSLSPLE from the coding sequence TTGGACGAACTGGTCTTCGTGCTGGATCCCGACCAGTGCTGGTGCCATCTGCGCAGCGAGCGAACAGCGCGCGTCGCGTCCCGAACCGACGAGTCGCTGAAGGTCATCCCGTTGAACTTCGTCGCCGAGGACCGGCGGCTGTTCTTCGCGACGTCGAGCAACGTGATCCTTGACGCCGTATACGGAGGACGCGAGATCGTCATGGAGATGGACGAGCACGACGGTTCGACAGCGTGGAGGGTCGTTGTGCGAGGCACAGTCCACATCCCCCACGCGAAACGTCACCGCTCGGCGGATGCGATCGATGCTCGCGACGCCGAAATGAGCCACCATCGTGCTGGAGCCGACCAGCATCACGGGGCGGCTCTTCAACCAAGCTGCTCCATGACCGCAGTCAGCGACGACGAACGGTCCGCACCACCGCTCATTCGGCCATCGCTGTCACCCCTGGAGTAG
- a CDS encoding DUF4190 domain-containing protein produces the protein MTSTPSKPYFSTYSIVGFVLAFLLPIAGVIVSIIGIRDTRKNNLRGHKLTLAGLVVGIISTIGLLVVPHPYF, from the coding sequence ATGACCTCCACTCCATCGAAGCCGTACTTCAGCACGTACAGCATCGTCGGCTTTGTGTTGGCGTTCCTGCTTCCCATCGCCGGTGTCATCGTCAGCATCATCGGGATCCGGGACACCCGCAAGAACAACCTCAGGGGTCACAAACTCACGCTCGCGGGACTGGTCGTCGGCATCATCAGCACGATCGGCCTCCTTGTCGTACCCCACCCCTACTTCTAG
- a CDS encoding AAA family ATPase, translating to MLANVAEDKGEEVFTRFNHIGDYRIYQRWSMGSSASPFGRVNLVFGTNGSGKSTLASLMQECVDETLLPSADVRFDWQEGSLATEQVTSPGHDAWRRVHVFNRDYVLRSLRFEGGDGPRPDALLTIGEANVRAREELAEKRARATEITARRAELRAQSTAASKRRDDLMRSAAKTVVANLGHVGDRFRATNAYTITQVRNTLRQDRSVLEGASADLAEDLVVAKAAPMVSSTHVTRPDLVNEADLESIDSVLSESVTDRAIDALAGNGERAEWVQAGLQLHKDLDRCLFCDGSITTTRREELDAHFGAALLHLQRRVDILIRRMEDSSTNAERHLTALPLSRDLYTEVVVDFDKAKEAYSNALAVYQASIQALLDALQMKRSNPFDTPRRPADLRLVPPSTADIDAILSRHDARSQTHAKSVADAARRVELRYIADIASEVDRSEAEVTRADDEWTELGREKVKTDNRILALADLEADPIPLADELNRSLTRLLGRDELSITTGPDRVTYRLERNGSPATALSEGERTCIALIHFLARLRSSAVVDTKPIVFIDDPVSSLDHNVMFGVSSHLWAELVPRTSIAQVFVFTHSFEMFRQWVIQLQTGRRHVPGSATVHELHIRNVEANGSVQRTPTFVKWPHTDSSKAATLRSQYHYLFSQVGRALEAAVNGGTLAEQLDALALAPNAARRMLEAFLAFRYPQHVGSFDAALRVAIDALELGPARTRVVRYLHAYSHNEEPDIGRPLQPSEAVPVIQAVFELMRILDADHYTSMCAVLELDDALLTGDAGALSA from the coding sequence ATGCTGGCCAACGTGGCCGAGGACAAAGGGGAAGAAGTGTTCACCCGCTTCAATCACATTGGTGACTACCGCATCTACCAACGCTGGTCGATGGGGTCGAGCGCGAGCCCGTTCGGTCGCGTGAACCTCGTCTTCGGTACGAACGGGTCCGGCAAATCGACGCTCGCATCACTGATGCAGGAATGCGTCGATGAGACGCTCCTGCCGTCGGCAGACGTGCGGTTCGACTGGCAGGAAGGAAGCCTCGCCACCGAACAAGTCACGAGTCCCGGCCACGACGCCTGGAGACGTGTCCACGTCTTCAACCGTGACTACGTGCTTCGGAGCCTTCGGTTCGAAGGTGGTGACGGTCCTCGCCCGGACGCGCTCCTCACGATCGGTGAAGCGAATGTGCGTGCGCGAGAGGAGCTCGCGGAGAAACGTGCTCGTGCGACCGAAATCACAGCTCGGCGCGCAGAGCTCCGCGCGCAGTCCACGGCCGCGTCGAAGCGACGCGACGACCTCATGCGCTCCGCCGCGAAGACGGTTGTTGCGAATCTCGGCCACGTCGGCGATCGCTTTCGCGCAACTAACGCCTACACCATCACGCAAGTCCGCAACACCCTCCGTCAGGACCGTTCCGTTCTCGAGGGCGCGTCGGCAGACCTGGCGGAGGATCTGGTCGTCGCCAAGGCTGCGCCGATGGTGTCCTCAACCCACGTGACACGACCAGATCTCGTCAATGAAGCGGACCTGGAATCGATCGATTCGGTGCTCTCGGAGAGCGTCACCGACCGAGCCATCGACGCACTCGCTGGAAACGGGGAACGGGCTGAGTGGGTGCAAGCAGGCCTGCAGCTGCACAAGGATCTCGACCGCTGCCTCTTCTGCGATGGATCCATCACGACGACACGCCGAGAAGAGCTCGACGCGCACTTCGGCGCGGCACTACTGCATCTACAACGTCGCGTCGACATCCTCATCCGTCGCATGGAGGACTCGTCGACCAACGCCGAGCGGCACCTCACTGCACTGCCGCTCAGCCGTGACCTCTACACCGAAGTCGTCGTCGATTTCGACAAGGCCAAAGAAGCGTACTCGAACGCACTCGCGGTCTACCAAGCCTCAATTCAGGCGCTCCTTGACGCCTTGCAGATGAAGCGATCAAACCCGTTCGACACCCCTCGTCGTCCCGCAGACCTGCGTCTCGTTCCGCCCTCAACGGCCGACATCGATGCGATTCTGTCTCGCCACGACGCACGCAGCCAAACGCACGCGAAGAGCGTCGCGGATGCAGCGCGTCGTGTCGAGCTTCGGTACATCGCCGATATCGCCTCCGAAGTCGACCGATCAGAGGCGGAAGTGACGCGAGCAGATGATGAATGGACGGAGCTCGGCCGTGAGAAGGTCAAGACAGACAATCGGATTCTCGCGCTAGCGGACCTTGAAGCCGATCCCATCCCGCTCGCAGATGAGCTCAATAGGTCATTGACGCGCCTGCTCGGCCGGGATGAGTTGTCGATCACGACAGGACCGGACCGGGTCACCTATCGACTCGAACGCAACGGATCCCCGGCAACCGCGCTCAGCGAGGGTGAACGTACCTGTATCGCGCTGATCCACTTCCTCGCGCGCCTACGAAGCAGTGCCGTTGTGGACACCAAGCCGATCGTGTTCATCGATGACCCGGTCTCGAGCCTCGACCACAACGTGATGTTCGGTGTGTCCTCACACCTATGGGCTGAGCTTGTACCGCGCACCTCCATCGCCCAGGTGTTCGTCTTCACCCACAGCTTCGAGATGTTCCGTCAATGGGTGATCCAGCTGCAGACCGGACGCAGGCACGTGCCGGGTTCCGCTACCGTTCACGAGCTGCACATCCGGAATGTCGAGGCCAACGGTTCCGTGCAGCGGACCCCGACGTTCGTGAAGTGGCCACACACTGACTCGTCCAAGGCCGCAACGCTCCGCTCGCAGTACCACTACCTCTTCAGCCAGGTCGGCCGCGCACTCGAAGCAGCGGTGAACGGTGGAACGCTGGCTGAGCAGCTGGACGCACTCGCGCTCGCACCGAACGCGGCACGACGGATGCTCGAGGCGTTTCTAGCGTTCAGATACCCTCAGCACGTCGGGAGCTTCGACGCCGCCCTCAGGGTGGCAATCGATGCCCTGGAATTGGGTCCCGCGCGCACTCGCGTCGTTCGGTACCTCCATGCCTACTCCCACAACGAAGAGCCAGACATCGGCCGTCCGCTGCAGCCGAGCGAAGCGGTCCCGGTGATTCAGGCGGTGTTCGAACTGATGAGGATTCTCGATGCGGACCATTACACGTCGATGTGCGCCGTTCTTGAGCTCGACGATGCGCTGCTGACCGGCGACGCCGGAGCGCTGTCGGCTTGA
- a CDS encoding contact-dependent growth inhibition system immunity protein yields MTAMTDDRAAAPTLRTGTTRFTVNDREVRALADAALRANRERIDVWVGRGMVRPIRLTFRPEPHRVVGVGTAFGVEAPLDTVRVVLAVRAGDPWRHDIVAVYPSFDGGTSDRFPALDGFVGAYFHRSWVDTEMGPEDVMAHFLATATRDEALALGSELDDLLGSDDDTIAATLVALDCNHDPADVGATDREWLTWMRRQLGVRSAELAPPASADLGRAGWQRSSRPVRGAGPRVAVVRFVLRAASFDGRASRSEFWWARSLWAAVCGLLVTTVAVVPTAARAPFMVALLVWLVVTLLPNLSLQCRRLHDTDRSGWLQVVQVVPVVGAVTLLVWNLLDSEPGGGRFDRDAE; encoded by the coding sequence ATGACGGCGATGACAGACGACAGGGCAGCAGCACCGACGCTACGGACGGGCACCACGCGCTTCACGGTAAACGACCGGGAGGTCCGGGCGCTCGCCGACGCCGCCCTGCGCGCCAACCGGGAACGCATCGACGTGTGGGTCGGACGCGGGATGGTGCGACCGATCCGGCTCACCTTCCGCCCCGAGCCGCACCGTGTCGTCGGGGTGGGCACCGCCTTCGGCGTGGAGGCACCGCTCGACACCGTCAGGGTCGTGCTCGCGGTGCGCGCCGGTGACCCGTGGCGGCACGACATCGTCGCGGTGTACCCGTCGTTCGACGGTGGCACGAGCGATCGCTTCCCCGCTCTCGACGGCTTCGTCGGCGCGTACTTCCACCGTTCGTGGGTGGACACCGAGATGGGGCCAGAGGACGTGATGGCCCACTTCCTCGCCACGGCCACACGGGACGAGGCGCTCGCGCTCGGGAGCGAACTCGACGACCTGCTCGGGAGCGACGACGACACGATCGCCGCGACCCTGGTCGCGCTCGACTGCAACCACGACCCGGCCGACGTCGGCGCGACGGACCGGGAGTGGTTGACGTGGATGCGGCGGCAGCTCGGTGTGCGGTCGGCCGAGCTGGCACCACCGGCATCGGCGGACCTCGGTCGTGCGGGCTGGCAGCGGTCGTCACGGCCGGTCCGGGGAGCGGGTCCCCGCGTCGCCGTCGTGCGGTTCGTGCTGCGGGCCGCGTCCTTCGACGGCAGGGCGAGCCGGTCGGAGTTCTGGTGGGCGCGCTCGCTCTGGGCCGCGGTCTGCGGGCTGCTCGTGACCACCGTCGCTGTCGTGCCGACGGCGGCCCGAGCGCCGTTCATGGTCGCGCTGCTCGTCTGGTTGGTCGTGACCCTGCTGCCGAACCTGAGCCTGCAGTGCCGTCGCCTGCACGACACGGACCGGAGCGGGTGGCTGCAGGTGGTCCAGGTCGTCCCGGTCGTCGGCGCCGTCACGCTCCTCGTCTGGAACCTGCTGGACAGCGAGCCTGGAGGCGGACGGTTCGACCGGGACGCCGAATGA
- a CDS encoding SDR family NAD(P)-dependent oxidoreductase: MHRNGVAVLPTMVRASAGTIAMVSSEAGLRGSAAGTVYTTSKHAVNSFMRSTTFFSVPAGIRCNAVAPGAVATSVEARFRSLYAGDRLGPYLQTNVPPIAPAGQLAAAVTWLLSDDWANVTREVPPSGGGWCTT, encoded by the coding sequence GTGCACCGCAACGGCGTCGCCGTTCTTCCCACGATGGTCCGGGCAAGCGCGGGGACCATTGCGATGGTGTCGTCCGAAGCCGGCTTGCGGGGCTCTGCGGCCGGGACCGTGTACACGACGTCGAAGCACGCGGTGAACAGCTTCATGCGAAGCACGACGTTCTTCTCCGTACCTGCTGGCATCCGATGCAATGCCGTCGCACCGGGAGCCGTCGCGACGAGCGTCGAGGCACGGTTTCGGTCGCTGTACGCCGGAGATCGGCTCGGCCCGTACCTGCAGACGAACGTGCCTCCAATCGCCCCAGCCGGACAGCTCGCTGCTGCAGTCACGTGGTTGTTGAGCGACGACTGGGCGAACGTCACCCGAGAGGTGCCGCCGTCGGGCGGCGGCTGGTGCACAACCTGA